The Nitrospirota bacterium sequence AAAGGAACGCAAGGTTCCCGTTGCCGAGAGTGATAAGTGCGGAGCCGATGTCAAGGTCTTCGGCAACGCAGTCGGACAGTCCACGCTCCGGCTCCACTTGGAACAACTGGCAGAGCGTCGGCTTTCGCATGTCACCGTCGATAAGCAGCACGGAATGGTCATGATCCTGCGACAAGGACAGGGCAAGGTTCGCGGCCGTGATGCTTTTCCCCTCCCCGCCCACGGCGCTCGTCACGAGGATCACATTCTTACCCGGCTCCTGCTTTGTCATTCCGATGATCTGTGATTTGAGTTTCTTATATTCCTCGGACGCCGGCGAATAGGGTTTGTTGTACGCAACAAGGTAGGGATTATCGAGCGGAATGGCTTCTGCTGCCGCCCGGACGATCTTCCGTTCCCGGTGAGCAACGGTCTCCTGGACCGCTCCGGTCTCCCTCTTGCCTTCCCGCATCCGTGATGCCTTCTCCAGGGCATTTTCTATCCTGCTCATATACACTCTCCTCGGAAACCGGCTACCGGATCCGCTTCAGGGAACTTGTAATCTCCGTCTGGGCCCGCTGTACCGCATTGTCCACGTAGGGAAGGCCCATCATCTCCACCGTGATGATCGCCAGGAGGCCTGTCAGGTAAACGCCGGCAGCGGCGTAGAGCAGCCTGTCCTTTTGTTTGACCCGCGCAGTTTCCCGGACGGTTTGAATGTTCGGGATGATGGCCAGGACCGGCAGCCCCAGTTTCTTCACATCTTCAACGGACCGCAGCGAGGAATCAAAAAAGTCCAGGGCGACGATGAGGCCGATGCCGGCAGCGATCCCTCCCACGATCCCCAGCAGGATCATTTTCATGACATTCCTGCTGATCGGCTTCGTGGGAACGATTGCGGGTTCGACGATCTTGAAGGCGCCAGCCTTGTCATGGACCTCCACCTGGGCCGAAAACTCCGACTTGCCGAGCGTCGCCAGCAGTTCTTCGTAAATTCTTTTGTTCATTTCCCGCTCGTGCTCCAGGTCCAGTAGACTCTTATTCCCCACAAGCGCATCGCGCGCGGGGGATCGGGACTCCGCGCTTTGGCTCTGCCCGCCGCGTTCGCCGTCACCCACGGCAGCCATCTCCGCAGCCGGCGAACCGGAAGAAGCCCCCTTTTTTAATTTCGCCTGTTCCTGGAGCTGTTCGATCTCCGCCTTCGCTTTTATCACCTCGGGATGGCTGTCCGTATACTGCATCATGAGATCGGCCAGTTTTTTCTGCAGGACGACAAGCTGGTCATTCAACACGACACCCTTGTCCTTCCTGAACCTGGCGATCTGCGCCTCCCCCTGTGCGATCTTTTTCTTGAAAACGTCGATCTGCTCCAGCAGGAACTGGTTCGCGCCTGATGTTTCCTGCTGCTTCATGGCGAGATTGTCCAAAATGTAGCGCCGGACGAGGGCGTTGACGTAATTGCTCGCCAGCACCGGATCGGCGCCAATGTACGAAACGGTAAATACGTCAACATCTTTCCGGTTCGCTGTTCCCATATCAATCCTGATATCGGTGCTGTTCTGAAAGTCCTTGATCAGGCCCTCAAGACTCTCGGCGCTCTTCTTGCTGACGTCGATGCCAAGATCGCTCATAACCTTCATGAGGAAATTTCTGCTTTTCACGACGATCGAAAGGGCTCTGATCCTGTCTTCATACGAGGGCGCGATCGCGACGTTCTTCGTCAGGTCGCTTATCAACTGCCGTTCGACGAAAATAATGGATTTTGCCTCATAGAGCTTCGGCTTCAGATATGCGCCGATGACCAGGACGGTCGTGACGAGCATGACGATCAGCACGAAGAGCACCCGCCTTGCGTAGATCATTCGGGCGTATTTTTGAATATCGAATTCAGCCGACTGTTCCACTGCTGAGCCTCCTAAAAAATGCCCTCTTTCACGATGACGTAGTCACCGGGTTTGAGCCTCGTGTTCTGCTTGAGGTCGCCGTCGTTGACCAGCCTTCGCAATTTGACGGGAATCGTCACTTCTTTCTGGTCCTCGCCCTTCCGGTAAATGAGCGTGTCATTCTGATTCGCGAACTTGGTGAACCCTCCCGCCTCGAGGATCGCCTCCATGACGCTCAGGCCGTCGCGGTACTCGATGAACTTCGGATTGTTCACTGCGCCCACGACGTATACGTTCTTGTCGGTGTTGGCGGGAATGAAGATAACGTCATTCGGCTCGATCTCAAGGTCTTCAGCCGTGTCGCCCTGGATGAACAGAGGGAAGAAATCGGTCTTGATCTTCGTGCCGCTTCGCAGCACATAGGC is a genomic window containing:
- a CDS encoding Wzz/FepE/Etk N-terminal domain-containing protein; translation: MEQSAEFDIQKYARMIYARRVLFVLIVMLVTTVLVIGAYLKPKLYEAKSIIFVERQLISDLTKNVAIAPSYEDRIRALSIVVKSRNFLMKVMSDLGIDVSKKSAESLEGLIKDFQNSTDIRIDMGTANRKDVDVFTVSYIGADPVLASNYVNALVRRYILDNLAMKQQETSGANQFLLEQIDVFKKKIAQGEAQIARFRKDKGVVLNDQLVVLQKKLADLMMQYTDSHPEVIKAKAEIEQLQEQAKLKKGASSGSPAAEMAAVGDGERGGQSQSAESRSPARDALVGNKSLLDLEHEREMNKRIYEELLATLGKSEFSAQVEVHDKAGAFKIVEPAIVPTKPISRNVMKMILLGIVGGIAAGIGLIVALDFFDSSLRSVEDVKKLGLPVLAIIPNIQTVRETARVKQKDRLLYAAAGVYLTGLLAIITVEMMGLPYVDNAVQRAQTEITSSLKRIR
- a CDS encoding polysaccharide biosynthesis tyrosine autokinase; the protein is MSRIENALEKASRMREGKRETGAVQETVAHRERKIVRAAAEAIPLDNPYLVAYNKPYSPASEEYKKLKSQIIGMTKQEPGKNVILVTSAVGGEGKSITAANLALSLSQDHDHSVLLIDGDMRKPTLCQLFQVEPERGLSDCVAEDLDIGSALITLGNGNLAFLSSGNQDGNPVELVSSQRMKKALESMKHRYSDRFIIIDTPPVLLFAETKILSSLADGIIFVVKEGRAPQQHVLDALEALRGENIMGIVYNGAGSGGLNGRSAYHSYYSDYLK